A DNA window from Macadamia integrifolia cultivar HAES 741 chromosome 4, SCU_Mint_v3, whole genome shotgun sequence contains the following coding sequences:
- the LOC122077126 gene encoding protein LEO1 homolog isoform X2: MGEENRHQMMQNLFGDQSEEEEEVEELYSEHEATRRSDYLSDEGECGGELEGEGEGEVEGQGESEVESDVEMHDVDPDPGEIEGERAQNSPERDISDQSVESEGIEAESDEQDKEYGQRVVTSRRKEVVDSAPEGNQYVDNEDEEVDQVRRSRSPSEEKEETHIAQSAAEIRDVFGDSDEEEPEEYVTQNSLEPESSRSPLEEEGTNDKNLRPEDIVRDEDANYESEEDKIEQKSKEKPVGPPMELEIPLRPPPGQPDKVNMIKVSNIMGIEPQPFDPKAFVEEDMFVTDESGSKKRIRLENNIVRWRSIQNLDGTSSYESNARFVRWSDGSLQLLLGNEVLDISVQDAQHDQAHLFLRHGKGILQSQGRLLRKMRFMPSSLLSNSHRLLTALVDSRHKKVYKVKNCVTHIDPEREKEEKERAEGQTIRANELLHRKREKVDKKYAQTVERGCQLSPGFLEEALDEDEDDHEPRRSAAQGRFVEGLEVEAQAEKRILNAKRLQVHKDIPRKPACSSVQSSRRPVDFSDSEREESEYESDRDEGERSPLQKREEKPEHEEEEEEEEEEEEEDTGASEESEEPRRSKGSGGGLKRKEVESDADSPPRKTNSHRRMAVVFDSDEE, encoded by the exons GATGAAGGGGAGTGTGGGGGAGAGcttgaaggtgaaggtgaaggtgaagttGAGGGGCAAGGGGAGTCAGAAGTGGAGAGTGATGTGGAAATGCATGATGTAGATCCTGATCCTGGGGAGATCGAGGGTGAGAGGGCTCAAAATTCTCCGGAAAGAGACATCAGTGATCAAAGTGTGGAGAGTGAAGGAATAGAAGCTGAAAGTGATGAACAAGACAAAGAGTATGGCCAAAGAGTAGTAACTAGCCGGAGAAAGGAAGTTGTTGATAGTGCACCAGAGGGGAACCAGTATGTGGATAATGAAGATGAGGAGGTTGATCAGGTTAGAAGATCAAG GTCACCTAgtgaggagaaagaagagaccCATATTGCGCAATCAGCAGCTGAGATCCGTGATGTCTTTGGGGATTCTGATGAGGAAGAACCAGAAGAATATGTGACTCAAAATAGCCTCGAGCCAGAGTCATCG AGATCACCTCTTGAAGAGGAAGGAACTAATGACAAGAATCTGAGACCAGAAGATATAGTGCGAGATGAAGATGCTAATTATGAATCAGAAGAGGATAAAATAGAGCAGAAATCTAAAGAAAAACCAGTTGGCCCCCCAATGGAGCTAGAGATTCCATTGCGTCCACCCCCTGGTCAGCCAGATAAG GTGAACATGATCAAAGTTTCTAACATAATGGGCATTGAACCACAGCCATTTGATCCTAAAGCATTTGTGGAAGAGGATATGTTTGTGACAGATGAATCTGGGTCTAAGAAACGCATCCGCTTGGAAAACAATATTGTCCGCTGGCGGAGCATCCAAAATCTAGATGGAACTTCTTCT TATGAGAGCAATGCACGCTTTGTAAGGTGGTCAGATGGCAGTTTACAGTTGTTACTTGGCAACGAAGTCCTGGACATATCAGTGCAAGACGCGCAACATGATCAAGCTCATCTTTTCCTTCGACATGGAAAG GGAATCCTCCAATCACAAGGGAGGCTTTTAAGGAAGATGAGGTTTATGCCATCATCTCTGTTGTCGAATTCCCATCGGTTGTTGACTGCTCTTGTTGACTCACGACACAAAAAGGTATACAAGGTTAAGAACTGTGTCACACACATTGATccagaaagggagaaagaggagaaagaaagg GCTGAAGGTCAAACAATTAGAGCTAATGAACTTCTCCATCGCAAGCGGGAAAAGGTGGATAAGAAATATGCACAAACTGTTGAAAGGGGATGCCAACTTTCACCTGGATTCTTGGAGGAAGCACTTGATGAG GATGAGGATGATCATGAACCTCGTCGCTCAGCTGCTCAGGGTCGTTTTGTGGAAGGCCTGGAAGTTGAAGCACAGGCTGAGAAGCGCATTTTGAATGCAAAACGG TTACAGGTTCACAAGGACATACCGCGGAAACCAGCCTGCTCATCAGTTCAATCGTCTAGACGTCCTGTCGATTTTTCTGACAGTGAGAGAGAAGAGTCCGAGTATGAAAGTGATAGGGATGAAGGTGAGAGGTCTCCCCTgcaaaagagggaagagaagcctgagcatgaagaagaagaagaagaagaagaagaagaagaagaagaggatacaGGTGCAAGTGAAGAATCAGag GAACCAAGGCGGAGTAAGGGATCTGGGGGTGGCCTCAAGCGCAAGGAGGTTGAGTCAGATGCAGACTCTCCTCCAAGAAAGACAAATTCCCATCGCCGAATGGCAGTTGTTTTTGACAGTGATGAGGAATGA
- the LOC122077126 gene encoding protein LEO1 homolog isoform X1, whose translation MGEENRHQMMQNLFGDQSEEEEEVEELYSEHEATRRSDYLSDEGECGGELEGEGEGEVEGQGESEVESDVEMHDVDPDPGEIEGERAQNSPERDISDQSVESEGIEAESDEQDKEYGQRVVTSRRKEVVDSAPEGNQYVDNEDEEVDQVRRSRSPSEEKEETHIAQSAAEIRDVFGDSDEEEPEEYVTQNSLEPESSVSGRSPLEEEGTNDKNLRPEDIVRDEDANYESEEDKIEQKSKEKPVGPPMELEIPLRPPPGQPDKVNMIKVSNIMGIEPQPFDPKAFVEEDMFVTDESGSKKRIRLENNIVRWRSIQNLDGTSSYESNARFVRWSDGSLQLLLGNEVLDISVQDAQHDQAHLFLRHGKGILQSQGRLLRKMRFMPSSLLSNSHRLLTALVDSRHKKVYKVKNCVTHIDPEREKEEKERAEGQTIRANELLHRKREKVDKKYAQTVERGCQLSPGFLEEALDEDEDDHEPRRSAAQGRFVEGLEVEAQAEKRILNAKRLQVHKDIPRKPACSSVQSSRRPVDFSDSEREESEYESDRDEGERSPLQKREEKPEHEEEEEEEEEEEEEDTGASEESEEPRRSKGSGGGLKRKEVESDADSPPRKTNSHRRMAVVFDSDEE comes from the exons GATGAAGGGGAGTGTGGGGGAGAGcttgaaggtgaaggtgaaggtgaagttGAGGGGCAAGGGGAGTCAGAAGTGGAGAGTGATGTGGAAATGCATGATGTAGATCCTGATCCTGGGGAGATCGAGGGTGAGAGGGCTCAAAATTCTCCGGAAAGAGACATCAGTGATCAAAGTGTGGAGAGTGAAGGAATAGAAGCTGAAAGTGATGAACAAGACAAAGAGTATGGCCAAAGAGTAGTAACTAGCCGGAGAAAGGAAGTTGTTGATAGTGCACCAGAGGGGAACCAGTATGTGGATAATGAAGATGAGGAGGTTGATCAGGTTAGAAGATCAAG GTCACCTAgtgaggagaaagaagagaccCATATTGCGCAATCAGCAGCTGAGATCCGTGATGTCTTTGGGGATTCTGATGAGGAAGAACCAGAAGAATATGTGACTCAAAATAGCCTCGAGCCAGAGTCATCGGTCAGTGGG AGATCACCTCTTGAAGAGGAAGGAACTAATGACAAGAATCTGAGACCAGAAGATATAGTGCGAGATGAAGATGCTAATTATGAATCAGAAGAGGATAAAATAGAGCAGAAATCTAAAGAAAAACCAGTTGGCCCCCCAATGGAGCTAGAGATTCCATTGCGTCCACCCCCTGGTCAGCCAGATAAG GTGAACATGATCAAAGTTTCTAACATAATGGGCATTGAACCACAGCCATTTGATCCTAAAGCATTTGTGGAAGAGGATATGTTTGTGACAGATGAATCTGGGTCTAAGAAACGCATCCGCTTGGAAAACAATATTGTCCGCTGGCGGAGCATCCAAAATCTAGATGGAACTTCTTCT TATGAGAGCAATGCACGCTTTGTAAGGTGGTCAGATGGCAGTTTACAGTTGTTACTTGGCAACGAAGTCCTGGACATATCAGTGCAAGACGCGCAACATGATCAAGCTCATCTTTTCCTTCGACATGGAAAG GGAATCCTCCAATCACAAGGGAGGCTTTTAAGGAAGATGAGGTTTATGCCATCATCTCTGTTGTCGAATTCCCATCGGTTGTTGACTGCTCTTGTTGACTCACGACACAAAAAGGTATACAAGGTTAAGAACTGTGTCACACACATTGATccagaaagggagaaagaggagaaagaaagg GCTGAAGGTCAAACAATTAGAGCTAATGAACTTCTCCATCGCAAGCGGGAAAAGGTGGATAAGAAATATGCACAAACTGTTGAAAGGGGATGCCAACTTTCACCTGGATTCTTGGAGGAAGCACTTGATGAG GATGAGGATGATCATGAACCTCGTCGCTCAGCTGCTCAGGGTCGTTTTGTGGAAGGCCTGGAAGTTGAAGCACAGGCTGAGAAGCGCATTTTGAATGCAAAACGG TTACAGGTTCACAAGGACATACCGCGGAAACCAGCCTGCTCATCAGTTCAATCGTCTAGACGTCCTGTCGATTTTTCTGACAGTGAGAGAGAAGAGTCCGAGTATGAAAGTGATAGGGATGAAGGTGAGAGGTCTCCCCTgcaaaagagggaagagaagcctgagcatgaagaagaagaagaagaagaagaagaagaagaagaagaggatacaGGTGCAAGTGAAGAATCAGag GAACCAAGGCGGAGTAAGGGATCTGGGGGTGGCCTCAAGCGCAAGGAGGTTGAGTCAGATGCAGACTCTCCTCCAAGAAAGACAAATTCCCATCGCCGAATGGCAGTTGTTTTTGACAGTGATGAGGAATGA